Proteins from a single region of Polyangium spumosum:
- a CDS encoding class I SAM-dependent methyltransferase: MAPPNEDYFYEALPFAETHPDHLGAVGALFGLRPAPPARCRLLEIGCATGGNVLPMAAAFPESRFVALDRAEDSLAVARKHAEGARLQNLALHLADVREFEDEPASFDYIVCHGVYSWIPDDARAALRRLVRRHLAPHGLAYISFNTLPGWHLRGALRDMLRREVGAEGSAAERVVKARAFLQFLGAAETLAADPARAWLASELQTLGQLADDYLLGEHLVAYNRAEYFSDFARDMQDAGLAFVTDAHVPLVLPERLGPAAAEAVRARSGGDVVAMQQSLDLLELRCFRRAVLCRDDVAISRRVSVDRLFPLVVASPLTPGATSPNLGEGVEETFLGPGGTISTDQATLKAALVALAARAPGGLPFDALAWEAGERLGLAAFEGEARARLARNLLGLYTKNALRLWASPKPVARGVSERPRAFSFARYQASVGSPFCTTLLHEGVQVDSFDRVILARMDGTRDAAALTEAALEEARRGEVSVEMNGAPCVSADVFAEITEQKLLRFARMGLLME; the protein is encoded by the coding sequence TTGGCCCCCCCGAACGAGGACTATTTCTACGAGGCCCTGCCCTTCGCCGAGACACACCCCGACCACCTCGGCGCGGTCGGCGCCCTCTTCGGCCTCCGGCCCGCTCCGCCCGCTCGCTGCCGCCTCCTCGAGATCGGCTGCGCCACCGGCGGCAACGTCCTGCCCATGGCCGCCGCCTTCCCCGAGAGCCGCTTCGTCGCCCTCGACCGCGCCGAAGACTCGCTCGCCGTCGCCCGCAAGCACGCCGAGGGCGCGCGGCTCCAGAACCTCGCCCTCCACCTCGCCGACGTCCGCGAATTCGAGGACGAGCCCGCCTCCTTCGATTACATCGTCTGTCACGGCGTGTACTCGTGGATCCCCGACGACGCGCGCGCGGCCCTGCGACGCCTCGTCCGCAGGCACCTCGCGCCCCACGGGCTCGCCTACATCAGCTTCAATACCCTCCCCGGCTGGCACCTGCGCGGCGCCTTGCGCGACATGCTCCGCCGCGAGGTCGGCGCGGAAGGATCGGCCGCCGAGCGCGTCGTGAAGGCGCGCGCTTTTTTGCAGTTCCTCGGCGCCGCCGAGACCCTCGCCGCCGATCCGGCGCGCGCCTGGCTCGCGAGCGAGCTCCAGACCCTCGGCCAGCTCGCGGACGATTACCTGCTCGGCGAGCACCTCGTCGCGTACAACCGCGCCGAGTATTTCTCCGACTTCGCCCGCGACATGCAGGACGCCGGGCTCGCCTTCGTCACCGACGCGCACGTCCCGCTCGTCCTCCCCGAGCGCCTCGGCCCCGCCGCCGCGGAGGCCGTACGCGCGCGGTCGGGCGGGGACGTCGTGGCCATGCAGCAATCCCTCGACCTGCTCGAGCTCCGCTGCTTTCGCCGCGCCGTCCTCTGCCGCGACGACGTGGCGATCTCGCGCCGTGTCTCGGTCGATCGCCTCTTTCCGCTCGTCGTCGCCTCGCCGCTCACGCCGGGCGCGACGAGCCCGAACCTCGGCGAGGGCGTCGAGGAGACGTTCCTCGGGCCGGGCGGCACGATCTCCACGGATCAGGCGACGCTCAAGGCCGCGCTCGTCGCGCTCGCGGCGCGCGCGCCGGGGGGCTTGCCGTTCGACGCGCTCGCCTGGGAGGCGGGCGAGAGGCTCGGGCTCGCCGCGTTCGAGGGGGAGGCGCGGGCGCGGCTCGCGCGGAACCTGCTCGGGTTGTACACGAAAAACGCGCTCCGGCTCTGGGCCTCGCCGAAGCCCGTCGCGCGTGGGGTGAGCGAGCGCCCGCGGGCCTTTTCGTTCGCGCGTTACCAGGCGAGCGTGGGCAGCCCGTTTTGCACGACGCTCCTGCACGAGGGCGTGCAGGTCGACAGCTTCGATCGGGTGATCCTCGCGCGGATGGACGGGACACGTGACGCCGCGGCGCTCACGGAGGCCGCGCTCGAGGAGGCGCGGCGCGGCGAGGTGTCGGTGGAGATGAACGGCGCGCCTTGCGTGTCGGCCGACGTCTTCGCCGAGATCACCGAGCAGAAGCTCCTGCGCTTCGCGCGGATGGGTCTTTTGATGGAGTGA
- a CDS encoding MopE-related protein: MMSKKRFNHWAIVLLGGGLVASCTNILGIDTSYDPNPCADLSIDPQDCGQGACHVFLDKDERCLNGLPTECVEGTPNDQEVCKDGIDNNCDGNVDEGCPCDAGQTQECYNGSTDESKFGVCMKRGTQICEAGAWSECDSQVLPAAEECGDGQDNDCDGKVDENCPCTPGEPSKPCYGGPEGTEGVGVCRSGTQKCQASGTWGDCDGDVVPGTESWNGADDDCDGKTDDGYLCAKGTKQACYDGPGGVDSDEITPIGGVTPECKAGEQECIEGQWGPCLGQVKPKDEFCDGKDNDCNHVVDDGSFQVAELCNNKDDNCNGLVDEGNPGGGEVCNTGKPGPCKDGVTACVSGGVECQQNIQATTELCNGVDDDCNGAIDDGDPEGGTPCNAPDAVGACANGKTKCQTGKLTCVPAAPSTELCNGVDDNCDNIIDNGNPGSGQPCQVPGQLGVCAGGVTNCEGGGIQCTQVVTPTTEICDSKDNDCNGATDENVQGTGTPCTVAGLQGECAKGATACQNGVVICAQTKQPIAEICDGFDNDCNGSVDEGDPGGGATCTVQGQVGVCGIGVIKCTSGALSCAQTKFPSPELCDGQDNDCDTQVDEGNPGGNVPCNTGKPGSCAAGVFECISGSAICTQTTTPQPEACDGIDNDCDGQTDEGNPGGGGSCTVPGLSGECAKGVLACQNGVLACTQVNQAQLEICDGLDNNCNAQIDENNPGGGVSCNTGQPGICAPGTTACTDGSIKCNQNQQPSSELCDGQDNDCDGQTDENNPGGNQDCTTGLPGICAAGKTNCSSGSIVCNPNLQPAPETCDGLDNNCNGTVDEGNPGSGVACSTGQPGVCATGTTACANGSIQCNPNIQPSPETCDGLDNNCNGTADEGDPGSGVACSTGQPGVCATGTTACTNGSIKCNPNIQPSLESCDGLDNNCNGTSDEGNPGGGAGCDTGQLGICKAGTTACSNGSILCNQNLQPSTEVCDGLDNNCNGAVDDGNPGGGLSCVTGQPGVCSAGTTACSGGTPVCNPNVQSSPEICDGLDNDCDGSIDEGNPGGGLSCVTGQPGVCSAGTTACSGGMPVCNPNVQSSPEICDGLDNDCDGSIDENNPGGGLACGTGQPGVCADGTNACVNGALVCNQNTAASPEVCDGFDNDCDGNVDEDNPGGGLACPTGQLGVCADGTSVCANGAIVCNQNVQSSTETCDGLDNNCDGNVDEGNPGSGLACDTGTPGVCADGTTTCANGATVCNQNVQASAETCDSLDNNCDGNIDEGDPGGGLACPTGELGVCADGTTICTGGSVLCNPITSASVETCDGLDNNCDGQTDEDNPGGGLACPTGQQGVCADGTTICTNGAIVCDQNVQASAEACDGLDNNCDGNVDEGNPGGGEACDTGAEGVCADGTLACESGGIVCKQDVQSEAEDMSPCDSLDNNCDGFVDNGPFCCPSDTIQNGDESDVNCGGTCTVKCADAGMDCTTSAQCGSSTCGANNKCVAQSCGGGDDCVSGVCVDGACQPATCTDMVKNGSETDINCGGPTCGKCADNKVCSVPSDCMSGVCSGNVCLPPTCNDNVQNDDETDVDCGGSCPTDCVNGLACAGNGDCTSDACDRGLCVPASCTDGTQNGTETGEDCGGADCQLCPTVVLLSTSGTSAPYTLQRSVFNGSTWSSATLASAAVQGTPSIAITTTRHAIGVVRGDADNLRFTRWNGAANTWSTLADLPSGVGANGAPVVSASGPFAGLVFRFQGPGAGRYHFVQHVGTPSSSTWLTPYQWTGAPTSATIHDLDWVALDAQGNAALVFPEQSSSDVFFQLRGSNGAWATAATTGNVTANMTIQPNVIRLSGGDLLMTFVNSANQIAFSRYSGTWSAPAIVRDEAGNDKANTNLRPGLAPLPNNGAVLVYRNTSDSSRLYSVIYDGTNGWNTSASKVAGVNITLTAPPVVVPGIGSQDAEMLLIEGGSLKHTRMSSGTWSTPANVAGILSNVQAVTAASFQ, translated from the coding sequence ATGATGAGCAAGAAGCGCTTCAATCACTGGGCGATCGTGCTCTTGGGTGGTGGGCTCGTCGCGAGCTGCACGAACATCCTCGGGATCGACACCAGCTACGACCCGAACCCCTGCGCCGACCTCTCGATCGACCCGCAAGACTGCGGTCAGGGCGCGTGCCACGTCTTCCTGGACAAGGACGAGCGTTGCCTCAACGGGCTGCCGACGGAGTGCGTCGAGGGCACGCCGAACGACCAGGAGGTCTGCAAGGACGGCATCGACAACAACTGCGACGGCAATGTCGACGAGGGCTGCCCCTGCGACGCGGGGCAGACGCAGGAGTGTTACAACGGCTCGACGGACGAGTCGAAGTTCGGCGTCTGCATGAAGCGGGGCACGCAGATCTGCGAGGCGGGCGCCTGGTCGGAGTGCGACAGCCAGGTGCTGCCGGCGGCCGAGGAGTGCGGCGACGGCCAGGACAACGACTGCGACGGCAAGGTCGACGAGAACTGCCCCTGCACCCCGGGTGAGCCCTCGAAGCCGTGTTACGGAGGCCCCGAGGGCACCGAGGGGGTCGGCGTTTGTCGGAGCGGCACACAGAAGTGCCAGGCCAGCGGGACGTGGGGGGACTGCGACGGCGACGTGGTGCCCGGCACCGAGTCGTGGAACGGGGCGGACGACGACTGCGACGGGAAGACGGACGACGGATACCTCTGCGCGAAGGGGACGAAGCAGGCGTGTTACGACGGCCCGGGCGGGGTGGACAGCGATGAGATCACCCCCATCGGCGGCGTGACCCCGGAGTGCAAGGCCGGCGAGCAGGAGTGCATCGAGGGCCAGTGGGGCCCGTGCCTCGGCCAGGTGAAGCCGAAGGACGAGTTCTGCGACGGCAAGGACAACGATTGCAACCACGTCGTCGACGACGGCAGCTTCCAGGTCGCCGAGCTCTGCAACAACAAGGACGACAACTGCAACGGGCTCGTGGACGAGGGGAACCCGGGCGGCGGCGAGGTCTGCAATACGGGCAAGCCCGGCCCCTGCAAGGACGGCGTGACCGCGTGCGTGAGCGGCGGCGTGGAGTGCCAGCAGAACATCCAGGCCACGACGGAGCTCTGCAACGGCGTCGACGACGATTGCAACGGCGCGATCGACGACGGGGATCCCGAGGGCGGGACGCCGTGCAACGCGCCCGACGCCGTGGGCGCGTGCGCCAACGGCAAGACGAAGTGCCAGACGGGCAAGCTCACGTGCGTCCCTGCGGCGCCGTCGACGGAGCTCTGCAACGGCGTCGACGACAACTGCGACAACATCATCGACAACGGCAACCCCGGCAGCGGGCAACCCTGCCAGGTCCCGGGGCAGCTCGGGGTGTGCGCGGGTGGCGTGACCAACTGCGAGGGCGGCGGGATCCAGTGCACGCAGGTGGTGACGCCGACGACCGAGATCTGCGACAGCAAAGACAACGACTGCAACGGCGCCACGGACGAGAACGTGCAAGGCACGGGCACGCCCTGCACGGTGGCCGGCTTGCAAGGCGAGTGCGCCAAGGGCGCGACCGCCTGCCAGAACGGCGTCGTCATCTGCGCGCAGACCAAGCAGCCCATCGCCGAGATCTGCGACGGGTTCGACAACGACTGCAACGGGTCCGTCGACGAGGGGGATCCGGGCGGCGGCGCGACCTGCACCGTCCAGGGGCAGGTCGGCGTCTGCGGGATCGGCGTCATCAAGTGCACGAGCGGCGCGCTGAGCTGCGCGCAGACGAAATTCCCCTCGCCCGAGCTCTGCGACGGCCAGGACAACGACTGCGACACGCAGGTCGACGAAGGCAACCCGGGCGGCAACGTCCCGTGCAACACGGGCAAGCCGGGCAGTTGCGCCGCGGGCGTGTTCGAATGCATCAGCGGCTCGGCGATCTGCACGCAGACCACGACCCCGCAGCCCGAGGCGTGCGACGGCATCGACAACGATTGCGACGGGCAGACCGACGAGGGCAACCCCGGCGGCGGCGGGTCGTGTACGGTCCCCGGCCTCAGCGGCGAGTGCGCGAAGGGCGTCCTCGCGTGCCAGAACGGCGTCCTCGCGTGCACGCAGGTGAACCAGGCGCAGCTCGAGATCTGCGACGGGCTCGACAACAACTGCAACGCGCAGATCGACGAGAACAACCCGGGCGGCGGCGTCTCCTGCAACACGGGCCAGCCCGGCATCTGCGCGCCGGGCACGACCGCCTGCACGGACGGATCCATCAAGTGCAACCAGAACCAGCAGCCCTCGTCCGAGCTCTGCGACGGCCAGGACAACGACTGCGACGGACAAACCGACGAGAACAACCCGGGCGGCAACCAGGACTGCACCACGGGCCTGCCCGGCATCTGCGCCGCGGGCAAGACGAACTGCTCGAGCGGCTCGATCGTCTGCAATCCGAACCTGCAGCCTGCGCCCGAGACGTGCGACGGGCTCGACAACAACTGCAACGGCACCGTGGACGAGGGCAACCCGGGCAGCGGCGTCGCATGCTCCACAGGCCAGCCGGGCGTCTGCGCTACGGGCACGACTGCCTGCGCGAACGGATCCATCCAGTGCAACCCGAACATCCAGCCCTCACCCGAGACGTGCGACGGGCTCGATAACAACTGCAACGGCACCGCGGACGAGGGCGACCCGGGCAGCGGCGTCGCATGCTCCACGGGGCAGCCCGGCGTCTGCGCCACGGGCACGACCGCCTGCACGAACGGCTCCATCAAGTGCAACCCGAACATCCAGCCCTCGCTCGAGAGCTGCGACGGCCTAGACAACAACTGCAACGGCACCTCGGACGAGGGCAACCCGGGCGGCGGCGCCGGCTGCGACACGGGCCAGCTCGGCATCTGCAAGGCGGGCACGACCGCGTGCTCGAACGGCTCGATCCTCTGCAACCAGAACCTCCAACCGTCGACGGAGGTCTGCGACGGGCTCGACAACAACTGCAACGGCGCCGTGGACGACGGCAACCCGGGCGGCGGGCTCTCTTGCGTCACGGGCCAGCCGGGCGTCTGCTCGGCCGGCACGACGGCGTGCTCGGGCGGGACGCCGGTCTGCAACCCGAACGTGCAGTCGTCGCCGGAGATCTGCGACGGGCTCGACAACGACTGCGACGGCAGCATCGACGAGGGCAACCCGGGCGGCGGGCTCTCTTGCGTCACGGGCCAGCCGGGCGTCTGCTCGGCCGGCACGACGGCGTGCTCGGGCGGGATGCCCGTCTGCAACCCGAACGTGCAGTCGTCGCCGGAGATCTGCGACGGGCTCGACAATGACTGCGACGGCAGCATCGACGAGAACAACCCGGGCGGCGGCCTCGCTTGCGGCACGGGCCAGCCGGGCGTCTGCGCGGACGGCACGAACGCCTGCGTGAACGGCGCGCTCGTCTGCAACCAGAACACGGCGGCGTCGCCGGAGGTCTGCGACGGCTTCGACAACGACTGCGACGGCAACGTCGACGAGGACAACCCGGGCGGCGGCCTCGCCTGCCCCACGGGGCAGCTCGGCGTCTGCGCGGACGGCACGTCCGTCTGCGCGAACGGCGCGATCGTCTGCAACCAGAACGTGCAATCGTCGACCGAGACCTGCGACGGCCTCGACAACAACTGCGACGGCAACGTCGACGAGGGCAACCCGGGCAGCGGCCTCGCTTGCGACACGGGCACTCCGGGCGTCTGCGCGGACGGCACGACCACCTGCGCGAACGGCGCGACCGTCTGCAACCAGAACGTGCAGGCGTCGGCCGAGACCTGCGACAGCCTCGACAACAACTGCGACGGCAACATCGACGAGGGCGACCCCGGCGGCGGCCTCGCTTGCCCCACGGGTGAGCTGGGCGTCTGCGCGGACGGCACGACGATCTGCACGGGCGGCTCGGTCCTCTGCAACCCGATCACGTCGGCGTCGGTCGAGACCTGCGACGGCCTCGACAACAACTGCGACGGCCAGACGGACGAGGACAACCCGGGCGGCGGCCTCGCGTGCCCCACGGGGCAGCAGGGCGTCTGCGCGGACGGCACGACCATCTGCACGAACGGCGCGATCGTCTGCGATCAGAACGTGCAAGCGTCGGCCGAGGCCTGCGACGGCCTCGACAACAACTGCGACGGCAACGTCGACGAGGGCAACCCGGGCGGCGGCGAGGCCTGCGACACGGGCGCGGAGGGCGTCTGCGCGGACGGCACGCTGGCCTGCGAGAGCGGCGGGATCGTCTGCAAACAGGATGTGCAGTCGGAGGCCGAGGATATGTCGCCCTGCGACAGCCTCGACAACAACTGCGACGGCTTCGTGGACAACGGTCCGTTCTGCTGCCCGTCCGACACCATCCAGAACGGCGACGAGAGCGACGTCAACTGCGGCGGCACGTGCACGGTGAAGTGCGCCGACGCGGGCATGGACTGCACGACCAGCGCGCAATGCGGCTCGAGCACCTGCGGCGCGAACAACAAGTGCGTGGCGCAGAGCTGCGGCGGCGGCGACGACTGCGTGTCGGGCGTCTGCGTCGACGGCGCGTGCCAGCCGGCCACGTGCACCGACATGGTGAAGAACGGCAGCGAGACCGACATCAACTGCGGCGGGCCGACCTGCGGCAAATGCGCCGACAACAAGGTGTGCAGCGTCCCGAGCGACTGCATGAGCGGCGTCTGCAGCGGCAACGTCTGCCTGCCGCCGACCTGCAACGACAACGTGCAGAACGACGACGAGACCGACGTCGACTGCGGCGGCTCGTGCCCCACGGACTGCGTCAATGGTCTGGCCTGCGCGGGCAACGGCGATTGCACGAGCGACGCCTGCGACCGCGGCCTCTGCGTGCCGGCGAGCTGCACGGACGGCACGCAGAACGGCACCGAGACGGGCGAGGACTGCGGCGGCGCCGATTGCCAGCTCTGTCCCACCGTGGTGCTGCTCTCCACGTCGGGCACGAGCGCGCCCTACACCCTCCAGCGCTCCGTGTTCAACGGGTCGACCTGGAGCTCCGCGACGCTCGCCTCCGCCGCCGTGCAGGGCACGCCCTCGATCGCCATCACGACGACGCGTCATGCCATCGGCGTGGTGCGGGGAGACGCCGACAACCTGCGCTTCACGCGGTGGAACGGTGCGGCCAACACGTGGTCGACGCTCGCGGACCTGCCGAGCGGCGTCGGGGCGAACGGCGCCCCGGTGGTGAGCGCGTCGGGTCCCTTCGCGGGCCTCGTGTTCCGCTTCCAGGGGCCGGGCGCGGGCCGGTACCACTTCGTCCAGCACGTCGGTACGCCGTCGTCGTCGACGTGGCTCACGCCCTACCAGTGGACCGGGGCCCCGACGAGCGCGACGATCCACGACCTCGACTGGGTGGCTCTCGACGCCCAGGGCAACGCGGCGCTCGTGTTCCCCGAGCAAAGCAGCTCGGACGTGTTCTTCCAGCTCCGGGGGAGCAATGGCGCCTGGGCGACGGCCGCGACCACGGGCAACGTCACGGCGAACATGACGATCCAGCCGAACGTCATCCGGCTCAGCGGCGGCGATCTGCTGATGACGTTCGTGAACAGCGCCAACCAGATCGCCTTCTCGCGGTACTCGGGTACCTGGTCGGCCCCGGCCATCGTCCGCGACGAAGCGGGCAACGACAAGGCGAACACGAACCTCCGGCCGGGGCTCGCGCCGCTCCCGAACAACGGCGCGGTCCTCGTCTACCGGAACACGTCCGACAGCAGCCGGCTCTACTCGGTCATCTACGACGGGACGAACGGCTGGAATACGTCAGCGTCGAAGGTCGCGGGCGTCAACATCACCCTCACCGCGCCGCCGGTCGTGGTCCCGGGCATCGGCAGCCAGGACGCGGAGATGCTCCTCATCGAAGGCGGGAGCCTGAAGCACACGCGCATGAGCAGCGGGACGTGGTCGACGCCGGCGAACGTCGCCGGCATCCTCTCCAACGTCCAGGCCGTCACCGCGGCGAGCTTCCAGTGA
- a CDS encoding tetratricopeptide repeat protein produces the protein MRCVLWFLAGVVVFHAGTEQAWAEDADAPAQPKSALDEAQANIDAGRFEEACKALKQLYREDPRPATLYRIAQCYDKWGRIATAAVHYDDYLDKFGELTDLEKKAERDNEEAASARREELEKRIPKVILRVPRDAPSTTRVLRKPLDGGPLVPLAIGIPLPIDPGEHVLTTEVPGRASSFTKFTVKEKDNQVVNVVMPPATATGGDPTKTAKPLQPVPSMMPALDPGISGRRVMAYTLGGVGAVGILGGIVTGVITWAQKEPIEKNCSGRICNPTGEGAKDTAAITGVVSSVALPVGLGALAAGVILYLTEPPPSKFGSTEPRLRLRADASPGRGGVEIDYSF, from the coding sequence ATGCGGTGTGTATTGTGGTTTCTCGCGGGCGTCGTTGTGTTTCACGCCGGGACCGAGCAAGCCTGGGCCGAGGACGCTGACGCGCCCGCGCAGCCGAAGAGCGCGCTCGACGAGGCGCAGGCGAACATCGACGCCGGCCGCTTCGAGGAGGCGTGCAAGGCGCTGAAGCAGCTCTACCGGGAGGATCCGCGGCCCGCGACCCTCTACCGCATCGCCCAGTGTTACGACAAGTGGGGGCGCATCGCGACGGCGGCGGTGCACTACGACGACTACCTCGACAAGTTCGGCGAGCTCACGGACCTCGAAAAGAAGGCGGAGCGCGACAACGAGGAGGCGGCTTCGGCGCGGCGGGAGGAGCTCGAGAAGCGTATCCCCAAGGTCATCCTGCGCGTCCCGCGCGACGCCCCGTCAACGACGCGTGTGCTGCGCAAGCCGCTCGACGGCGGCCCGCTCGTCCCGCTGGCCATCGGCATCCCTCTCCCGATCGATCCGGGCGAACACGTGCTCACGACGGAGGTCCCGGGGCGCGCCTCGTCGTTCACGAAATTCACCGTGAAGGAGAAAGACAACCAGGTGGTCAACGTCGTGATGCCGCCGGCGACGGCGACCGGCGGCGATCCCACGAAGACGGCGAAGCCCCTCCAGCCGGTGCCGTCGATGATGCCCGCGCTCGATCCCGGGATCTCGGGGCGGCGCGTGATGGCCTACACGCTCGGCGGCGTGGGCGCCGTGGGTATCCTCGGCGGCATCGTGACGGGGGTCATCACCTGGGCGCAAAAGGAGCCGATCGAGAAGAATTGCTCCGGCAGGATCTGCAATCCGACCGGGGAGGGCGCCAAGGACACGGCGGCGATCACCGGCGTCGTCAGCAGCGTCGCGTTGCCCGTGGGTCTCGGCGCCCTGGCGGCCGGCGTCATCTTGTATCTCACGGAGCCCCCGCCCTCGAAATTCGGCTCGACCGAGCCCCGGTTGCGCCTCCGCGCCGACGCGAGCCCGGGCAGGGGCGGCGTCGAGATCGATTACAGCTTCTAG
- a CDS encoding M20/M25/M40 family metallo-hydrolase: MSARSALLLATLSLVACSAAETPTPERVTAPAPATATATAAAPATAAAAAPAPAPVVDVNITSLQRAAQADSQAYDMVRSLVDEVGPRLAGSPGDKAAVAWALRTMKEKGLEDVRAEKVMVPHWVRGAESAKIVAPFPHDLAITALGGSVGTPAKGLEGEVVLAESLDALAAMDEAKVKGKIVFFSTAMQRTSDGSSYSKVGPIRYRGAIAAARKGAIGMILRSIGTDHDRLPHTGAMAYDKDVPKIPAAAISVPDAELLERLVRQGKPVRLRFALGAKTLPDAESANVIGEVKGREKPDEIVLIGAHLDAWDLGQGAIDDGAGCAAVVEAARLVLKLGARPRRTIRVVLFANEENGLRGAVAYAKDHAAELDKHQLALEIDLGSGRAHASRFLVADASRPAAERIASLVAPLGVTYEPGPAHGGADLIPLRAAGVPIGDLHQDATKYFDVHHTANDTLDKVTKEDLDQVVGAVVTVAWAAADAPETFARVPEELRKR, translated from the coding sequence GCTCCCGCTCCCGCTCCCGTCGTCGACGTGAACATCACAAGCCTCCAGCGCGCCGCGCAGGCCGACTCGCAGGCGTACGACATGGTGCGTTCGCTCGTCGACGAGGTCGGGCCGAGGCTCGCGGGGTCGCCCGGGGACAAGGCCGCCGTCGCGTGGGCCCTGCGCACGATGAAGGAAAAGGGCCTCGAGGACGTACGCGCCGAGAAGGTCATGGTCCCGCACTGGGTGCGCGGCGCCGAGAGCGCGAAGATCGTCGCGCCGTTCCCGCACGACCTCGCGATCACCGCGCTCGGCGGCAGCGTCGGCACGCCCGCGAAGGGGCTCGAAGGCGAGGTCGTCCTGGCCGAGTCGCTCGACGCCCTCGCCGCGATGGACGAGGCCAAGGTCAAAGGCAAGATCGTCTTCTTCTCGACCGCCATGCAGCGCACGAGCGACGGCTCGAGCTACAGCAAGGTCGGTCCGATCCGGTACCGCGGCGCCATCGCCGCGGCCCGAAAAGGCGCGATCGGCATGATCCTCCGCTCGATCGGCACCGACCACGACAGGCTCCCGCACACGGGCGCCATGGCCTACGACAAGGACGTCCCCAAGATCCCGGCCGCCGCGATCTCCGTGCCCGACGCCGAGCTCCTCGAGCGCCTCGTCCGTCAGGGCAAACCCGTGCGCCTGCGCTTCGCCCTCGGCGCGAAGACCCTGCCCGACGCCGAGAGCGCCAACGTGATCGGCGAGGTGAAGGGACGCGAGAAGCCCGACGAGATCGTCCTCATCGGCGCGCACCTCGACGCGTGGGACCTCGGGCAGGGCGCGATCGACGACGGCGCGGGGTGCGCGGCGGTCGTCGAGGCGGCGCGGCTCGTCCTGAAGCTCGGCGCGCGGCCGCGGCGCACGATCCGCGTGGTGCTCTTCGCCAACGAGGAGAACGGGCTACGCGGCGCGGTCGCGTACGCCAAGGACCACGCGGCCGAGCTCGACAAGCACCAGCTCGCGCTGGAGATCGACCTCGGCTCGGGCCGCGCGCACGCGTCGCGTTTCCTCGTCGCGGACGCCTCGCGGCCGGCGGCCGAGCGGATCGCGAGCCTCGTCGCGCCGCTCGGCGTCACGTACGAGCCGGGCCCGGCGCACGGCGGCGCCGACCTCATCCCGCTGCGCGCCGCGGGCGTGCCGATCGGGGATCTACACCAGGACGCGACGAAGTACTTCGACGTGCACCACACGGCGAACGACACGCTCGACAAGGTGACGAAGGAGGATCTCGATCAGGTCGTCGGGGCCGTGGTCACGGTCGCGTGGGCGGCGGCCGACGCGCCCGAGACCTTCGCCCGCGTGCCCGAGGAGCTCCGCAAGCGCTGA